A stretch of the Nitratifractor salsuginis DSM 16511 genome encodes the following:
- a CDS encoding TIGR02594 family protein, producing the protein MSLIETLHNPGSRLLVEWGDEDKIRLIQKALKLLGKNIAIDGEFGPITAAAIKSVNNRALWQTIWEIEHPPDVPGHLPTWLQIAIKEIGVKEIHGPTHNPRVLEYMHATKWGKWVKDDETPWCAGFVGWVMVQAGYGDQIPDYSLGAKSWLHFGRSAHRPVLGAIAVKSRKGGGHVGFVVGATPDGKYLYILGGNQNDAVCVKKYPAHVWIDFRIPDDYHPESFELAEWHGVAGLGGKEA; encoded by the coding sequence ATGAGCCTGATCGAAACGCTCCATAACCCTGGTAGCCGTCTACTCGTGGAGTGGGGTGATGAGGACAAAATCCGGCTGATTCAAAAAGCGCTCAAACTCCTGGGCAAAAACATCGCCATCGATGGAGAGTTCGGTCCGATAACCGCCGCCGCTATCAAGAGCGTGAACAACCGCGCCCTCTGGCAAACGATCTGGGAGATCGAGCATCCTCCCGACGTGCCGGGGCATCTTCCTACGTGGCTCCAGATCGCCATCAAAGAGATAGGAGTCAAAGAAATTCACGGCCCGACCCACAACCCGCGCGTACTGGAGTATATGCACGCCACGAAGTGGGGCAAATGGGTCAAGGACGACGAGACCCCCTGGTGTGCCGGTTTCGTCGGCTGGGTGATGGTGCAGGCGGGATATGGCGATCAGATCCCGGATTACTCTTTGGGAGCCAAAAGCTGGCTCCATTTCGGAAGGTCGGCCCACCGCCCTGTACTTGGGGCTATTGCGGTCAAGAGCCGCAAAGGAGGCGGACACGTCGGCTTCGTCGTCGGGGCAACGCCTGACGGCAAATATCTCTACATCCTGGGAGGCAACCAGAACGATGCCGTCTGTGTCAAAAAATACCCGGCTCACGTATGGATAGATTTTCGCATCCCCGATGACTACCATCCCGAGAGCTTCGAGCTCGCAGAGTGGCACGGGGTCGCCGGGCTGGGAGGCAAGGAAGCGTGA
- a CDS encoding phage holin family protein has protein sequence MPHKDPTSYSWITYAWVIALATWGGVTHNIRKLRTGMITRFSISELVGDIAISGFIGVLTFWLCEAAGFTELWTAFLVGITSHMGTRGLMALEDMAAKKIGVSAPPRKDGEND, from the coding sequence ATGCCTCACAAGGACCCCACATCATATTCCTGGATCACTTATGCCTGGGTTATCGCCCTAGCGACGTGGGGCGGCGTAACGCACAACATTCGCAAACTTCGCACAGGGATGATTACCAGATTCAGTATTTCTGAACTCGTCGGAGACATTGCAATCAGCGGGTTTATCGGAGTTTTGACGTTTTGGCTCTGTGAAGCGGCTGGGTTTACGGAGCTTTGGACCGCTTTTTTGGTCGGCATCACGTCGCATATGGGCACCCGCGGGCTTATGGCCCTCGAAGATATGGCGGCGAAAAAGATCGGAGTGAGCGCCCCACCCAGAAAGGACGGGGAAAATGATTAA
- a CDS encoding phage tail tape measure protein, which produces MSKMMALGIILSAKDMASSVLGKTSKNILKLQKDSEKFKKKFGSIAKTMDQLKHKLQEVDRARKLLGNRQLRLKQDLDAGKISAEQFAQKMRRLNQIESILNSRRLRLTNELKKARNEAGRVDRKMKDLQRRIKIINGLGKASRIATWGGTAALGVGAATKGWSEAPIRAFTELEDAQTQLKIALMNKNGNVSKNFAEINKQALELGNKLPGTTADFYKIATVLKSLGVSEKSITGGVLKSSAYLAVVLKGMGVSYEEAAMSAAKFKQALGVDDKNMLKFMDDIQRMSYMGVSLTEMRYGFSKMGAVLQGLGIKGLKAAKDIEPFVGMLIRAGYSGETVGTNLGAAIKRAVLLRGSKLEKKIRKKFHIRFHFTDHKGKFIGMHKMLEQLERKMRHLNATQKQQLISMLFGTGEAGSMFSKILAEGTEGIRKFEEEMRRQADIRQRTEAGLRTLSAKWEAFTGTMENVLAIIGEQVSPILKKITDRLGEFADWLTKLKDTSPGLVKWASIAVVGFSSAATALGVLGLGIGLVLNGLKTIAAPISGTVGLIRRLIGPANAAKGATCALGGCAGEAAGKMGKLNSKVRTARGLFSSPLTLTVALVGATAVIAGLNKIAKSSHQAIMDKRSIAPRAANIKALEEKYKRLKERLAAAKGEDGFLTRLGESFLHGSNDNAKIKQLEKLVERTKHNLDIARQAGKKIAAPAAVVTAAVASPLPPSPYKPAPVVQRVAANMGRAPKQVQHNENHTYNISVTIHGSTITKSDVEAAISRVMRDAAYHSKQRTMSDL; this is translated from the coding sequence ATGAGCAAAATGATGGCTCTCGGAATCATTCTAAGCGCCAAGGATATGGCCTCTTCTGTGCTAGGGAAAACATCCAAAAACATTCTCAAGCTCCAAAAAGACAGCGAAAAGTTCAAAAAGAAGTTTGGCTCTATCGCTAAAACGATGGATCAGCTCAAGCACAAGCTCCAGGAAGTGGACCGTGCCCGAAAGCTTTTGGGGAATAGGCAACTCAGGCTCAAGCAGGATCTCGACGCCGGGAAGATTTCAGCCGAGCAGTTCGCTCAAAAGATGCGGCGGCTCAATCAGATAGAAAGTATACTCAATAGCCGTCGGCTTAGGCTGACGAACGAGCTCAAGAAGGCCAGGAACGAAGCCGGTAGAGTTGACCGGAAAATGAAAGATCTTCAGCGCCGGATCAAGATCATCAACGGACTTGGGAAAGCATCCAGAATCGCCACCTGGGGCGGGACGGCTGCCCTGGGAGTCGGAGCCGCCACAAAAGGATGGTCCGAAGCTCCCATTCGGGCTTTCACTGAGTTGGAGGACGCGCAAACCCAGCTCAAGATCGCCCTGATGAACAAAAACGGCAACGTCTCGAAGAATTTTGCAGAGATCAACAAGCAGGCGCTTGAGCTGGGGAACAAGCTGCCCGGCACCACCGCCGACTTTTACAAGATTGCCACGGTACTCAAATCGTTAGGGGTTAGCGAAAAGAGTATTACAGGGGGCGTGCTGAAATCCTCGGCATATCTGGCTGTCGTACTCAAGGGAATGGGGGTGAGCTATGAAGAGGCGGCAATGTCGGCTGCCAAATTCAAGCAGGCTCTTGGGGTTGACGATAAAAATATGCTCAAGTTTATGGACGATATCCAGCGCATGAGCTATATGGGGGTCTCCCTGACGGAAATGCGCTACGGCTTCTCAAAAATGGGGGCGGTTCTCCAAGGACTTGGGATCAAGGGGCTGAAAGCTGCCAAAGACATTGAGCCCTTTGTGGGAATGTTGATCCGGGCAGGATACAGCGGGGAGACGGTCGGAACGAACCTGGGAGCGGCAATCAAGCGGGCAGTATTGCTCAGGGGGAGCAAGCTCGAAAAGAAAATCCGTAAAAAGTTCCACATTCGTTTCCACTTCACCGACCATAAGGGCAAATTCATCGGTATGCACAAAATGCTTGAGCAGCTCGAGCGGAAAATGCGGCACTTGAACGCCACGCAGAAACAGCAGCTTATCAGCATGTTGTTCGGTACCGGAGAAGCTGGATCGATGTTTTCAAAGATCCTCGCTGAGGGAACAGAGGGAATACGGAAGTTCGAAGAGGAAATGCGCCGACAGGCCGACATCAGGCAACGCACAGAAGCCGGCTTACGAACACTCTCCGCGAAGTGGGAAGCCTTTACCGGAACGATGGAGAATGTCCTGGCAATCATCGGCGAACAGGTCTCCCCAATTCTCAAGAAGATCACCGATAGGCTTGGGGAATTTGCCGATTGGCTTACGAAGCTCAAAGATACAAGCCCCGGGCTGGTGAAATGGGCCTCGATCGCTGTCGTGGGATTCAGCTCCGCCGCTACCGCTCTCGGGGTTTTGGGGCTGGGTATCGGGTTGGTACTCAATGGGCTCAAAACGATCGCCGCACCGATTTCCGGGACGGTGGGGCTCATCCGGCGGCTCATCGGGCCTGCAAACGCCGCAAAGGGTGCCACATGTGCTCTTGGCGGGTGTGCCGGAGAAGCCGCCGGAAAAATGGGCAAACTTAACAGTAAAGTCAGGACAGCACGTGGGCTCTTCTCCAGCCCGCTTACTCTGACCGTAGCATTGGTAGGTGCTACAGCCGTCATTGCAGGGCTAAATAAGATCGCAAAGAGTTCCCACCAGGCAATCATGGATAAGCGGAGCATCGCTCCCAGAGCTGCAAACATCAAAGCGCTCGAAGAGAAATACAAACGGCTCAAGGAGAGGCTGGCGGCCGCGAAAGGCGAGGACGGCTTCCTTACCAGGCTGGGCGAGAGCTTCCTCCACGGGAGCAATGACAATGCAAAAATCAAACAGCTTGAAAAACTGGTAGAGCGAACGAAGCACAATCTGGATATCGCGCGTCAGGCGGGCAAAAAGATAGCTGCTCCTGCCGCCGTGGTTACAGCCGCCGTAGCAAGTCCGCTCCCCCCATCGCCATACAAACCTGCACCGGTTGTACAGCGTGTCGCTGCAAATATGGGGCGAGCACCGAAGCAAGTGCAACACAATGAGAATCATACGTACAACATCTCCGTAACGATTCACGGCTCGACTATCACAAAATCTGATGTAGAAGCTGCCATAAGCCGCGTAATGAGAGACGCCGCCTACCACTCCAAGCAAAGGACAATGAGTGATCTGTAG
- a CDS encoding phage tail assembly protein: MGTIKVSLPEPMTIDGKEVRELEFREPLGADIEGLIGTESLGKSVTKLASSLCTNIPLSEDEIRAMSAKNYLSVSEVMMGFLG, encoded by the coding sequence ATGGGAACAATCAAGGTATCACTGCCGGAGCCGATGACAATCGACGGCAAAGAAGTGCGAGAGCTGGAATTTCGGGAACCCCTTGGGGCGGATATCGAAGGGCTGATCGGGACTGAGAGTCTTGGAAAATCCGTGACGAAGCTGGCATCTTCCCTTTGTACCAATATCCCGCTGAGCGAAGATGAGATTCGGGCGATGAGCGCCAAGAACTATCTGTCGGTTTCTGAGGTTATGATGGGTTTTTTGGGATAG
- a CDS encoding phage major tail tube protein: MDRANLRHILRGRNVFVQGVGFVGTVGDVEPPVVKFKQAEDGNLGRNIDSGLLEPMECKLTIFDLNPVIFEAVGKRLGELASFVIKSSIVSGSKEIPVYFEVGAHVTEQEWENLKETGKETGINLTLNVVQYKLEIDGKEHYDIDADRYICKIDGKDHFENLRKQIM, from the coding sequence ATGGACAGAGCAAATCTGAGACACATTCTGCGGGGACGTAACGTTTTCGTGCAGGGGGTCGGTTTCGTCGGTACCGTCGGGGACGTTGAGCCTCCGGTAGTCAAATTCAAGCAGGCAGAGGATGGCAACCTGGGGCGGAACATCGATTCCGGGCTGCTGGAGCCGATGGAGTGCAAGCTGACGATCTTCGATCTCAACCCGGTGATCTTCGAAGCCGTGGGCAAACGTCTGGGAGAGCTGGCTTCTTTCGTCATCAAAAGTTCCATCGTTTCCGGGAGTAAAGAGATTCCCGTTTATTTCGAGGTGGGAGCCCACGTGACCGAGCAGGAGTGGGAGAACCTCAAAGAGACGGGCAAAGAGACCGGGATCAACCTGACGCTCAACGTCGTCCAGTACAAGCTGGAGATCGACGGCAAAGAGCACTATGACATCGATGCGGACCGCTACATCTGCAAGATCGACGGCAAAGATCATTTCGAGAATCTGCGTAAGCAGATTATGTAA
- a CDS encoding phage late control D family protein — protein sequence MVVTPFIQVLGALVATGVSEVSVTDNIDDESDSLSVVCEFSSATIAQEMTVTALAGYQEGALWPLGSYNLQSIEPENDRERLIFTSAAFSDEMKKKRDKSYQKLTLKELVGKVAKRYGLQVKCDMTHQLEHVDQKNESDVALLKRFADKYNAIFNVKNSTLIFLSKKSDALPYFVINAMQAEKWHFRQSRKFYYNSVRAKYHDPKRNKKVEIVVGKGAPEYHMEIQAKNKQEAKDLATAKLEKLQAKSRTGSVTIEGQNIIAGGKVTCVGFGKADGEYLITRAVHKVGEKFTSTVELEWAI from the coding sequence ATGGTCGTAACTCCGTTTATTCAAGTGCTGGGGGCCTTGGTAGCCACCGGGGTCTCGGAGGTTTCGGTGACGGACAACATCGACGACGAATCCGACAGCCTCTCCGTTGTTTGTGAGTTTTCCAGTGCGACGATCGCCCAGGAGATGACCGTTACGGCGCTGGCAGGCTATCAGGAGGGCGCGTTGTGGCCCCTGGGGAGCTACAACCTGCAATCGATCGAGCCGGAGAATGATCGGGAGCGGCTGATCTTCACTAGCGCGGCTTTTTCCGACGAGATGAAAAAGAAGCGCGACAAGAGCTATCAGAAGCTCACCCTCAAAGAACTGGTGGGCAAAGTGGCGAAGCGCTACGGATTGCAAGTAAAGTGTGATATGACGCATCAGCTCGAACACGTGGACCAGAAGAACGAGAGCGACGTGGCTTTGCTCAAGCGGTTCGCCGACAAATACAACGCCATTTTCAACGTCAAAAACAGCACGCTGATTTTCCTCTCAAAGAAGTCCGATGCCCTGCCTTATTTTGTGATCAACGCAATGCAGGCGGAGAAGTGGCATTTTCGACAGTCGCGGAAATTTTATTACAACTCGGTCCGGGCCAAATACCACGATCCGAAACGGAACAAAAAGGTTGAGATCGTGGTAGGTAAAGGAGCCCCGGAATATCACATGGAGATCCAGGCGAAAAACAAACAGGAGGCCAAAGACCTGGCGACGGCTAAGCTCGAAAAACTCCAGGCAAAAAGCCGCACCGGGTCGGTGACGATCGAGGGGCAGAACATCATCGCCGGAGGGAAGGTGACGTGTGTGGGGTTCGGCAAAGCCGACGGAGAATATCTCATCACAAGGGCCGTGCATAAAGTGGGTGAGAAATTCACTTCGACCGTTGAACTTGAATGGGCAATCTAA
- a CDS encoding baseplate J/gp47 family protein: MSLPDLVPPLSYEEILEANVRRAKEMLPGYIPAQGDDVMLVLQAFSYRELLLRNLIDQNTRANFLSTAEGAYLDHLAETRYGLYRLQGSKPYTTATFSLSKPLDYDVVIPEGYQLTEDGGIYFAHTATEAVIKAGETETTVTVILDKEVASSPVKTEIPVSPLPYLSVKQNGDYDHGGDPETDEEFRERIRVSLSDKSTAGAKNTYISYTLGADERISDVTAYMPSPGVVRVIYYAPEMDSVMQSRVVEALNADDVRPLTDQVQVASATVVTVDVTAKLYTRRNVDRAKAVAAATESVTALFANPQIGRDVPISRIIRALMVDGVEDVEVTAPSGTLTIGTEEVAVLGNVGISAEESGDVY; the protein is encoded by the coding sequence ATGTCGCTGCCTGATCTGGTACCTCCTCTCAGCTATGAAGAGATCCTGGAGGCGAATGTGCGCCGGGCCAAGGAGATGCTGCCCGGATACATCCCCGCGCAGGGGGATGATGTGATGCTTGTTCTCCAGGCGTTCAGCTATCGGGAGCTTCTGCTGCGCAATTTGATCGATCAAAACACCCGGGCGAACTTCCTCAGCACCGCAGAGGGGGCCTATCTGGATCATCTGGCAGAGACCCGCTACGGGCTTTATCGGCTCCAGGGCTCGAAGCCCTACACGACGGCGACATTTTCGCTCTCTAAGCCCCTCGATTACGACGTGGTGATCCCAGAGGGCTATCAGCTCACCGAGGATGGTGGGATCTATTTCGCTCACACCGCGACCGAAGCGGTCATCAAAGCGGGGGAGACGGAAACCACGGTGACGGTGATCCTCGACAAAGAGGTTGCGTCCAGCCCGGTGAAAACAGAGATCCCCGTGTCCCCGTTGCCCTATCTCTCCGTCAAACAAAACGGCGACTACGACCACGGCGGAGATCCTGAGACGGACGAAGAGTTTAGAGAGCGCATCCGCGTAAGCCTCTCGGACAAATCAACAGCCGGGGCGAAAAACACCTACATCAGCTACACGCTGGGAGCCGATGAGCGAATCAGCGACGTGACCGCCTATATGCCCTCTCCCGGGGTGGTGCGGGTGATCTATTATGCGCCGGAAATGGACAGCGTGATGCAGAGCCGCGTTGTCGAAGCACTCAACGCCGACGACGTGCGGCCTCTCACCGATCAGGTGCAGGTGGCCTCCGCCACGGTCGTCACCGTTGATGTGACCGCCAAACTCTACACCCGCCGCAATGTAGACCGGGCCAAAGCGGTGGCGGCGGCTACGGAGAGTGTCACCGCGCTTTTTGCCAATCCCCAGATCGGGCGGGACGTGCCCATATCTCGGATCATCCGGGCATTGATGGTGGATGGTGTGGAGGATGTGGAGGTCACGGCCCCATCCGGCACGCTGACAATCGGCACGGAAGAGGTGGCGGTGCTGGGAAATGTGGGCATATCAGCAGAGGAGAGTGGCGATGTGTACTGA
- a CDS encoding tail protein X — protein MRADQVSMDVFGTVDYTEKILRLNPETHKMPIIPAGTLLKLPEREEKQAKGVNLWS, from the coding sequence ATGAGGGCGGATCAGGTCTCGATGGATGTTTTCGGCACGGTGGATTACACGGAGAAGATCCTCCGGCTCAACCCCGAGACCCACAAGATGCCTATCATCCCGGCCGGGACGCTCCTTAAACTGCCCGAGAGAGAGGAGAAGCAGGCAAAAGGGGTGAATCTATGGTCGTAA
- a CDS encoding phage tail protein, whose protein sequence is MCTDLLPLNIDPRINTLDRLGCERLEALQIAADELLNIGDPMRVDARYLDALAEDMQTYFLTGEEAEDQKRRAIANSFQIHRKKGTPWALTQAFGALDMGARIEEWFDYDGEPYHFRLDLSPTDKQITIELRDKLLESVNDLKNVRSTIDELVLSYLNVHTVAVSAGAVGESCSTAEPINGYTIEAASTLSAYAGAVGEASITIRGGAYE, encoded by the coding sequence ATGTGTACTGATCTGCTGCCTCTCAACATCGACCCGAGAATCAACACGCTTGACCGTTTGGGCTGTGAGCGGCTCGAAGCTCTCCAGATCGCGGCAGATGAATTGCTGAACATCGGCGATCCGATGCGGGTGGACGCGCGCTATCTCGATGCTCTGGCTGAAGATATGCAGACCTATTTTCTCACCGGGGAGGAGGCGGAGGATCAGAAGCGTCGGGCGATCGCCAATAGCTTTCAGATCCACCGCAAAAAGGGCACGCCGTGGGCGCTGACGCAGGCGTTTGGAGCGCTTGATATGGGGGCGAGAATCGAGGAATGGTTTGACTACGACGGAGAGCCCTACCATTTTCGACTCGATTTGTCACCAACCGACAAACAGATCACGATCGAATTGCGCGACAAGCTGCTCGAATCGGTGAATGACCTCAAAAATGTTCGTAGCACCATCGATGAGCTGGTGCTCTCATATCTCAATGTCCATACCGTTGCAGTATCTGCTGGGGCCGTCGGGGAAAGTTGCTCGACCGCTGAGCCAATCAATGGCTACACAATAGAAGCCGCTTCCACCCTGAGCGCCTATGCCGGCGCGGTGGGCGAGGCATCAATTACAATCCGAGGAGGAGCCTATGAGTAA
- a CDS encoding phage tail sheath family protein, protein MDLNFGINGGISVEAARPVVVDSKTPIGVVIPMGSAADLTYYNGPKEWKDYLISQGKTSDDLVYQTAAALELQNVNAKIIVAYVAEDSDAATQKQNILDGLDLLKSSPYDDRVLDRPDLIIVPQYSYDTDVAAKMDSVAAKLRATGIVDVNAKDEAEATGFSQNFGTRHLTFYRGPYKVEGKLYPASALMSGLIAYWDAGGDNGFDEFGYARSHSNRIVKGVSGSEVPIEYFDGQDCEARRLRQKGIGAIVQDVGWRSYGFETTDIDPIWQSLERVRTFYRWLDAVMKANKWARDRSADQLIWVKKTCSEFFKKLTGANIALGYEIYLDPSRCDVTAGKFTFVLKTANMPAIRELNFELVFTDQYNDALINWINAA, encoded by the coding sequence ATGGATCTCAATTTTGGAATCAACGGCGGGATCTCCGTTGAAGCGGCCCGCCCGGTCGTCGTCGATAGCAAAACGCCGATCGGGGTGGTCATCCCTATGGGCAGCGCTGCCGATCTGACCTACTACAACGGGCCGAAGGAATGGAAAGACTATCTGATCAGCCAGGGCAAAACCAGTGACGATCTCGTCTATCAGACCGCCGCAGCCCTTGAGTTGCAAAACGTCAATGCGAAGATCATCGTCGCCTATGTCGCCGAAGATTCGGACGCGGCGACGCAGAAACAGAACATCCTCGACGGACTGGACCTGCTCAAGTCGTCTCCGTATGACGACCGGGTGCTCGATCGCCCCGATCTGATCATCGTGCCCCAATACTCCTACGATACGGATGTGGCGGCGAAGATGGACTCTGTGGCGGCGAAACTCCGGGCGACCGGGATCGTGGATGTCAATGCCAAAGACGAGGCTGAAGCCACGGGCTTCAGCCAAAATTTCGGCACGCGGCACCTGACTTTTTACCGGGGGCCATATAAGGTCGAAGGCAAGCTCTACCCCGCCTCTGCACTTATGTCTGGGCTGATCGCCTATTGGGACGCTGGCGGGGACAACGGTTTCGACGAGTTCGGCTATGCGCGCTCCCACTCCAACCGGATCGTCAAAGGGGTATCCGGTTCCGAGGTGCCCATTGAGTATTTCGACGGGCAGGACTGCGAAGCGCGGCGCCTGCGTCAAAAAGGTATCGGAGCGATCGTCCAGGATGTCGGTTGGAGGAGCTACGGTTTCGAGACCACCGACATCGATCCCATTTGGCAGAGCCTGGAGCGGGTGAGGACGTTCTACCGCTGGCTCGATGCGGTCATGAAAGCCAACAAGTGGGCGCGGGATAGAAGCGCGGATCAGCTGATCTGGGTCAAGAAAACCTGTAGCGAGTTCTTCAAGAAGCTCACGGGGGCAAATATTGCCCTGGGTTACGAGATCTATCTCGATCCCAGCCGCTGCGACGTGACCGCCGGGAAGTTCACCTTTGTTCTCAAGACCGCCAATATGCCCGCGATCCGCGAGCTGAACTTCGAGCTTGTCTTCACCGACCAATACAACGACGCGCTGATCAACTGGATCAACGCTGCTTAA
- a CDS encoding baseplate assembly protein v, which translates to MFGTVCEIDKERGFVKLDVLGRVTNWLPCVQSTPAIGQQVAFIEYDNDGTGVVLGSLSRTDGSPVSLHIGGIDVSIDGATITVKADTSYTGDIAIKGNVSIDGDLTLTGGVTDSRGDLTNFSTTDGAKRA; encoded by the coding sequence ATGTTCGGAACCGTCTGCGAGATCGACAAAGAGCGCGGCTTCGTCAAGCTCGACGTGCTGGGCCGGGTGACGAATTGGCTCCCCTGTGTCCAAAGCACGCCTGCTATTGGGCAGCAGGTGGCGTTCATCGAATATGACAATGACGGCACCGGGGTCGTCCTGGGCTCTCTTTCCCGCACAGACGGCTCACCTGTGTCTCTCCACATCGGGGGGATAGACGTGAGCATCGACGGGGCGACGATCACGGTAAAAGCAGACACCAGCTACACCGGGGATATCGCCATCAAAGGCAATGTGAGCATCGACGGCGATCTCACACTCACCGGCGGGGTTACGGATAGCCGTGGCGACCTGACAAACTTTAGCACAACAGATGGAGCGAAACGAGCATGA
- a CDS encoding Rho termination factor N-terminal domain-containing protein produces MRTVTLKEPRIIAGREMSGVVTLHDDLAARLILAGLANDEVIKPGDGLEDLTVKELKALAEERGIDLSDAKKKQEIIEAIRGVQR; encoded by the coding sequence ATGCGTACCGTAACGCTCAAAGAGCCTCGCATCATCGCGGGTCGGGAGATGTCGGGCGTCGTCACGCTCCACGACGATCTGGCCGCGCGGCTCATTTTGGCCGGGCTTGCTAATGATGAAGTCATCAAGCCTGGTGACGGCTTGGAGGATCTGACCGTCAAAGAGCTCAAGGCCCTGGCAGAAGAGCGGGGCATCGATCTCAGCGACGCCAAAAAGAAACAAGAGATCATCGAGGCCATCCGTGGCGTTCAAAGATAA
- a CDS encoding DUF2190 family protein: MTKQARITQQADRVQMTLNTDVAVGDMVAIGADRIAVAGTTALAGEENVYYVGDVVVEATASEAIAVGDTVYLTSDGKISKTADGNTRAGFAVSAAAAAGDSVSFVLNG, translated from the coding sequence ATGACAAAACAAGCACGAATCACACAGCAGGCTGATCGCGTCCAGATGACGCTGAACACCGACGTAGCCGTCGGGGATATGGTCGCCATCGGAGCCGATCGGATCGCCGTTGCGGGCACCACCGCCCTGGCAGGCGAAGAGAATGTCTACTACGTGGGCGATGTGGTCGTAGAGGCCACCGCTTCCGAGGCTATCGCCGTTGGGGATACCGTCTATCTGACATCTGACGGGAAAATCTCCAAAACCGCTGACGGCAATACCCGCGCGGGCTTTGCCGTTTCCGCTGCGGCCGCTGCAGGGGATAGCGTCTCTTTTGTTCTGAACGGATAA
- a CDS encoding head-tail joining protein, with translation MAFKDNLGEDIDTFLSPDDFGESAAIDGKTVNVQFFEKSDLLFEYRQSSYDSPSGGVESASPFILAKRSDIPDIKTGDTITVRGTQYAVNDIQYKRSDIVKLVLTERRDKPFNT, from the coding sequence GTGGCGTTCAAAGATAACCTGGGAGAGGACATCGACACATTCCTCTCCCCCGACGATTTCGGTGAGAGCGCCGCAATCGACGGCAAAACGGTCAACGTCCAATTCTTCGAAAAGAGCGATCTTCTTTTTGAATATCGACAATCCAGCTACGACTCACCGAGCGGCGGGGTTGAATCCGCCTCCCCATTCATCCTGGCGAAAAGATCGGATATCCCGGACATAAAAACCGGGGACACGATCACGGTCAGAGGCACGCAATACGCGGTGAATGACATCCAGTATAAGCGCTCCGACATTGTGAAGCTGGTGCTAACTGAGAGACGGGACAAACCGTTTAATACTTAA